A genome region from Anastrepha ludens isolate Willacy chromosome 3, idAnaLude1.1, whole genome shotgun sequence includes the following:
- the LOC128857684 gene encoding putative gustatory receptor 39b has protein sequence MERHLRNWLRCCTILGIYLSPVEEDTSILTRSKIVQASNTRRQAWSSQPICHTYLLQRLYLALLALTVCTLYVHGLYMRDIENGLELTWLVATLVYTSQVFTHLFIFMEALWKREQHERFLLLLQEIEVLLKLRLKCDVRKPQLLMSLSRLLLGMVLLSFVGLSVFMTASVLLNDIGYAFHAAWSVVTFRVRILQLLIYTRIMRHYLECLCVKLRQVVACRTSPQSQLLDINYGKLESMELLLAIKENYALIFKAIQLLNDFAGWSLFGIIFGHMLDFTCHVYWTLLGLDGYDSPYNYMVGLPAVLPFSVIVCYLCYVCDKCKKLGNTIAHLVSRLITVTSTQRTQRYCAVVHQLSTQLQLQRIEVTAKHFFVLDLRLIMSICTAIATNLVILIQFLKTENV, from the exons ATGGAAAGACACCTGCGTAATTGGCTACGCTGCTGTACAATTCTCGGCATCTACTTGAGTCCTGTGGAAGAAGACACTTCGATATTGACAAGGTCAAAGATCGTACAAGCGTCCAACACCAGACGTCAGGCTTGGTCTAGTCAGCCCATATGCCATACCTATCTGCTGCAGCGTCTATATCTTGCATTACTCGCCTTAACTGTCTGTACACTCTACGTGCATGGGCTGTACATGCGTGATATAGAAAACGGACTGGAACTTACTTGGCTGGTGGCTACTTTAGTCTATACCTCGCAAGTGTTTACGCATCTTTTCATCTTTATGGAAGCGCTGTGGAAGAGGGAACAACACGAACGATTTCTGCTGCTCTTGCAGGAAATCGAAGTCTTGTTGAAGTTGCGGCTAAAGTGTGATGTGCGCAAGCCACAACTGCTGATGAGCTTGAGCCGCCTCTTATTGGGTATGGTGCTGCTTTCATTTGTTGGACTGTCCGTTTTTATGACGGCCTCGGTTTTGCTGAACGACATTGGCTACGCATTCCATGCGGCCTGGTCCGTTGTTACTTTCCGTGTGCGAATACTTCAATTGCTGATCTATACGCGCATCATGCGACACTATTTGGAATGCTTGTGTGTCAAACTGCGGCAGGTAGTCGCATGCCGTACCTCACCGCAAAGCCAACTATTGGATATCAACTACGGGAAGTTGGAATCTATGGAACTGCTACTGGCCATCAAAGAGAACTATGCTCTGATCTTTAAGGCCATACAGTTGTTGAACGATTTTGCTGGTTGGTCGCTTTTCGGCATTATTTTTGGTCATATGTTAGATTTCACTTGCCACGTCTATTGGACACTACTCGGTTTGGATGGTTACGATTCGCCCTACAATTATATGGTGGGCTTGCCAGCCGTTTTGCCGTTTAGCGTGATTGTCTGCTATCTGTGTTATGTGTGtgacaaatgcaaaaaattg GGTAATACGATTGCGCATTTGGTTAGCAGACTCATTACAGTCACTTCGACGCAACGAACGCAGCGTTATTGTGCTGTGGTGCATCAGCTATCGACACAATTACAACTACAACGCATCGAGGTAACCGCCAAGCATTTCTTTGTGTTGGACTTGCGTCTGATTATGTCG ATCTGTACAGCGATTGCAACAAATCTTGTCATactcatacaatttttaaaaacagaGAATGTTTAA
- the LOC128857685 gene encoding uncharacterized protein LOC128857685: protein MVTSVWLNYIGYFWHGLWSILTVRVRVIQLLVYVRILRHYLECLCVKLRQNEKIIVICYMFDIICKIYWTLMGMDGFPNRRYFYIAGPVSLLPLITIIWHLCYLCDKCKELARNLGCLLCRLKKNEYYISFPCKNVFPLELRFLVTGITATATNLVVLMQFVMLWLEWAGGNV from the exons ATGGTCACTTCAGTGTGGTTGAATTACATTGGCTACTTTTGGCATGGACTTTGGTCTATACTAACAGTGCGTGTGCGTGTGATTCAGCTATTGGTCTATGTGCGCATACTACGTCACTATTTGGAGTGCCTCTGCGTGAAGCTGCGCCAGAATGAGAAAAT CATTGTCATTTGTTATATGTTTGATATTATCTGCAAGATCTATTGGACGCTGATGGGTATGGATGGGTTCCCCAACCGGCGATACTTTTATATTGCGGGACCTGTATCGTTGCTGCCTCTTATCACTATCATCTGGCATTTATGCTACTTGTGCGATAAGTGCAAAGAGTTG gcacgTAACCTCGGTTGTTTACTGTGCAGATTGAAAAAAAACGAGTATTACATCAGTTTTCCATGCAAAAATGTCTTTCCTTTGGAGTTGCGTTTTTTGGTGACG GGTATTACCGCGACAGCAACAAATTTGGTAGTGCTTATGCAATTTGTAATGCTCTGGTTAGAATGGGCGGGGGGTAATGTATAG
- the LOC128857686 gene encoding putative gustatory receptor 39b yields the protein MQQQLRIWLCVCVFFGIYIRATKNTSSNNSTHLIVVGSAICWTTKQQSNRTYYFQCCYNYFLWCGTCVTFVASIYWYSYPPDIRFNWIASTILFTSRFLTNLLILMETFWEKQQHDTFLILLQEIEDSLRLRLRWDTQRPLLLRHLQRFLIYQIALSLIGTVPSMAASFIFVNYGGYLWRGLWFICAIRVRTLQLLVYLYVLHHYLEGLCKKLHQIVAFRMAPSRQLLDVDYGKLGTLEYFIAAREIYTLLYKAFRLLNDFAGWSLFGIVISYMLDISSNFYWLLLSFDDAQNRRFYYWADLWWFLPVISCVGYLCYWCNCCKQLDRTVAHLLSKIITRSSSRSAAHYRLVLHDFSMQLQLQHIEVTSKNMFVIDVPFIMSICTAMAMHLVILKQF from the exons ATGCAGCAACAGCTCCGCATTTGGTTGTGCGTCTGTGTATTCTTCGGAATCTATATAAGGGCAACCAAGAACACTTCCAGCAATAATTCAACCCATCTCATAGTAGTGGGCTCAGCAATTTGCTGGACAACAAAGCAGCAATCAAATCGCACttactattttcaatgctgctaCAACTACTTTCTATGGTGTGGCACATGTGTTACGTTCGTGGCCAGCATCTATTGGTATAGCTATCCACCAGATATCAGATTCAATTGGATAGCGTCCACCATACTCTTCACGTCACGATTTCTCACGAATTTACTTATTTTGATGGAAACATTTtgggaaaaacaacaacatgatACCTTTCTTATATTGCTGCAAGAGATCGAAGACTCATTGAGGCTACGCCTCAGATGGGATACGCAAAGGCCATTGCTGTTAAGACACTTACAGCGCTTTCTAATATACCAAATAGCGCTATCATTGATTGGTACAGTTCCCAGCATGGCGGCTTCTTTTATATTTGTGAATTATGGCGGATATCTGTGGCGTGGCTTGTGGTTCATATGCGCCATACGGGTACGCACACTGCAGCTTCTGGTATATCTGTATGTATTGCATCACTATTTAGAAGGCTTGTGTAAGAAGTTGCACCAGATTGTGGCCTTTCGCATGGCACCAAGTCGGCAGCTGTTGGACGTAGACTATGGCAAACTGGGCACCTTGGAGTATTTCATAGCCGCCAGAGAGATTTATACGCTACTCTACAAGGCATTTCGTTTGTTGAATGACTTTGCTGGCTGGTCGCTATTCGGTATTGTCATCTCTTATATGTTGGATATAAGCTCAAATTTCTATTGGCTGTTGCTAAGTTTCGACGATGCGCAAAATCGACGCTTTTACTACTGGGCCGATTTGTGGTGGTTCCTACCGGTCATCTCGTGTGTGGGGTATTTGTGTTACTGGTGCAATTGTTGCAAGCAATTG GATCGCACAGTGGCACATttgttaagtaaaataataaccAGGAGCTCGTCAAGATCAGCGGCACATTATCGCCTAGTATTGCACGATTTTTCCATGCAATTGCAGCTCCAGCATATTGAAGTGAcgtcaaaaaatatgtttgttatAGATGTGCCTTTCATTATGTCG atTTGCACTGCCATGGCTATGCATCTGGTGATACTTAAACAGTTTTAG
- the LOC128857687 gene encoding putative gustatory receptor 39b produces the protein MEQQLRVWLRYTVVLGLYVSPRKRPPAKKSPQLSAEAAAPVHGKRLAWAGRSKLGFRYRLEIVYLNALLPWICVLYVNALIWHELVGDVMLSWLLTILFFSSQAFSSLLIAAEGIWRRQQHEEFLRRLQEIELSLKLRLKQDVNVGWLVRRVRCLLEYLLWLTFICYCLFIYNFAYLQYVGYFWYSIWFIITMRLRLIQLLIYVRVLQHYMKCLCMKLQQVVAYRMAPNRQLMDINYEKLQSLDYLLAIKEIYTLLFKEFQLLNDFAGWSLFSIVLSYMLDCGCTLYWTLLSWEAYEERRKYRIAGFWWFVPMTVIVWHLCLLCDNCMKLDRFIAELLSKIIITRPSKSLHSYRLLVHQFSAQLQLQYIEVTGKSFFTLNLRLIMSIGIAISTYMVIAIQFLTI, from the exons ATGGAGCAACAATTACGAGTCTGGCTACGCTACACTGTAGTATTAGGGCTCTATGTGAGTCCGCGCAAGCGTCCACCAGCCAAGAAATCACCACAACTATCAGCTGAAGCTGCAGCACCAGTGCATGGCAAACGTCTAGCGTGGGCAGGACGCTCGAAACTCGGTTTTCGTTATCGCTTGGAAATAGTTTACCTTAATGCGCTCTTACCTTGGATTTGTGTATTGTATGTGAATGCGCTGATTTGGCATGAACTTGTAGGGGACGTCATGCTCAGTTGGTTGCTCACCATCCTGTTCTTTAGCTCACAAGCCTTTTCGAGTTTACTCATTGCAGCTGAAGGAATTTGGCGGCGACAGCAGCATGAAGAATTTCTAAGGCGATTGCAAGAGATTGAGCTATCGCTGAAATTGCGACTCAAACAGGATGTTAATGTGGGTTGGTTAGTGAGACGTGTGCGTTGTCTCTTAGAATATCTACTATGGCTAACGTTTATCTGCTACTGCTTgttcatttataattttgcatacTTGCAATATGTTGGCTATTTCTGGTATTCCATTTGGTTTATCATCACAATGCGTTTACGTTTGATACAACTACTGATTTATGTGCGAGTGCTGCAGCACTACATGAAATGCCTTTGCATGAAGTTGCAACAGGTTGTAGCCTATCGCATGGCGCCTAATCGTCAACTGATGGACATCAACtacgaaaagctgcaatcgctGGATTATCTCTTGGCTATTAAAGAGATTTATACGTTGCTCTTCAAGGAGTTTCAGTTGCTCAATGACTTTGCCGGTTGGTCGCTGTTCAGCATCGTACTCAGTTACATGTTGGACTGTGGCTGCACCCTCTATTGGACACTACTTAGTTGGGAAGCCTATGAGGAACGCCGCAAATACCGAATTGCTGGCTTTTGGTGGTTTGTACCGATGACGGTGATCGTCTGGCATCTTTGCCTATTGTGTGACAATTGTATGAAACTG GATCGCTTCATAGCCGAATTACTTAGTAAAATCATTATAACGCGCCCTTCAAAGTCTCTACATAGTTATCGGCTTTTAGTGCATCAATTCTCCGCACAACTACAGCTGCAATATATCGAGGTGAcgggaaaaagttttttcacttTAAACTTGCGCTTGATTATGTCG ATTGGTATAGCCATATCGACGTATATGGTGATAGCAATACAATTCTTAACCATTTGa
- the LOC128857689 gene encoding putative gustatory receptor 39b produces MEQKFQIWLRLCIFFGIYVLPPNRNYSANRTSNFILPQSRKPSHCFAMSSKSIFMLQRLYISILTLTVCALYVHGLQRQNVSPTLQLTWVATVILFNCQVLTNLLIVMEAIWRRSEHAAFLMLLEEIAVSFKLRLRQDVQKLTLLRSLQCLIGCFVALSLVGFLLFMVTSVWLNYIGYFWHGLWSILTVRVRVIQLLVYVRILRHYLECLCVKLRQIVAYRMAPEQRMLDINYEKLESLEYLLAIKEIYGLIFRAFQLMNYFAGWSFLSIVICYMFDISCNIYWTLMSLDGFPNRRYFYIAGPVSLLPLITIIWHLCYLCDKCKELARNIGCLLCRLKIMSTAKSMVSYRLVLHQFSTQLQLQRIEVTAQNFFALELRLLVTGITATATNLVVLMQFLMLWLEWAGGDVLRTGTLKIVGWFNSTI; encoded by the exons ATGGagcaaaagtttcaaatttggttGCGCTTGTGCATATTTTTCGGTATTTATGTGTTGCCGCCCAATCGCAATTATAGTGCAAATAGaacatcaaattttatattaccgCAATCTCGAAAACCCTCGCACTGCTTTGCCATGAGTAGCAAGAGCATCTTTATGCTCCAACGTCTCTATATTTCCATCCTAACACTGACGGTTTGCGCGCTCTACGTGCATGGATTACAAAGACAAAACGTCTCACCCACACTACAACTCACCTGGGTGGCGACTGTAATACTCTTCAATTGCCAAGTGCTTACAAATCTTCTGATTGTCATGGAAGCTATATGGAGGCGATCTGAGCATGCCGCTTTTCTTATGCTACTCGAAGAGATTGCAGTCTCCTTTAAGTTGCGGCTGCGTCAGGATGTGCAAAAGTTGACTTTGCTGCGGAGTTTGCAGTGCCTGATCGGCTGCTTCGTTGCACTTTCGCTAGTGGGATTTTTACTCTTTATGGTCACTTCAGTGTGGTTGAACTACATTGGCTACTTTTGGCATGGACTTTGGTCTATACTAACAGTGCGAGTGCGTGTGATTCAGCTATTGGTCTATGTGCGCATACTACGTCACTATTTGGAGTGCCTCTGTGTGAAGTTGCGCCAGATTGTGGCCTATCGTATGGCGCCGGAACAGCGTATGTTGGATATTAACTATGAGAAATTGGAATCACTTGAGTATCTGCTGGCCATCAAAGAGATCTATGGACTTATATTTAGAGCATTCCAATTAATGAACTACTTTGCCGGTTGGTCGTTTCTTAGCATTGTCATTTGTTATATGTTTGATATTAGCTGCAACATCTATTGGACGCTGATGAGTTTGGATGGGTTCCCCAACCGGCGATACTTTTATATTGCGGGACCTGTATCGTTGCTGCCTCTTATCACTATCATCTGGCATTTATGCTACTTGTGCGATAAGTGCAAAGAGTTG gcgcgTAACATCGGTTGTTTACTGTGCAGATTGAAAATAATGAGCACCGCTAAGTCTATGGTATCGTATCGCCTTGTATTACATCAGTTTTCCACGCAATTACAGTTACAACGCATTGAGGTAACGGCCCAAAATTTCTTTGCTTTGGAGTTGCGCCTTCTGGTGACG GGAATTACCGCGACAGCAACAAATTTGGTAGTGCTTATGCAATTTCTAATGCTCTGGTTAGAATGGGCGGGGGGTGATGTATTGCGCACTGGAACGCTGAAAATCGTAGGTTGGTTTAATTCAACCATTTAG
- the LOC128857690 gene encoding putative gustatory receptor 39b, protein MEQQLRDWLRYTVVLGFYVSPCKHQPIKHLVWAERPKVRFRYRLKIIYLYALLPWICVLYVNALIYRKFVAGVMLSWLLTMVFFSSQAFSNLLIAAEGIWRRQQHEEFLRRLQEIELSLKLRLKQDVNVGWLVRRVRCLLEYLLWLTFICYCLFIYNFAYLQYVGYFWYSIWFAITMRLRLIQLLIYVRVLQHYMKCLCMKLQQVVAYRMAPNRQLMDINYEKLQSLDYLLAIKEIYALLFKEFQLLNDFAGWSLFSIILSYMLDYGCTLYWALLSWEGYQERRKYCIACFWWFVPMTAIVWHLCLLCDNCMKLDRFIAELLSKIIITRSSKSLHSYRLLVHQFSTQLQLQYIEVTGKSFFTLNLRLLMSIGIAISTYMVIVIQFLTI, encoded by the exons ATGGAGCAACAATTGCGGGACTGGCTACGCTACACTGTAGTCTTAGGGTTCTATGTGAGTCCGTGCAAGCATCAGCCAATCAAACATCTGGTATGGGCAGAGCGCCCAAAGGTCCGCTTTCGTTACCGCTTGAAAATAATTTACCTTTATGCGCTCTTACCTTGGATTTGTGTTTTGTATGTGAATGCGCTGATTTATCGTAAATTTGTAGCGGGCGTCATGCTCAGTTGGTTGCTGACGATGGTGTTCTTTAGCTCACAAGCATTTTCGAATTTACTCATTGCAGCTGAAGGAATTTGGCGGCGGCAGCAGCATGAAGAATTTCTAAGGCGATTGCAAGAGATTGAGCTATCGCTGAAATTGCGTCTCAAACAGGATGTTAATGTGGGTTGGTTAGTGAGACGTGTGCGTTGTCTCTTAGAATATCTACTATGGCTAACGTTTATCTGCTACTGCTTgttcatttataattttgcatacTTGCAATATGTTGGCTATTTCTGGTATTCCATTTGGTTTGCCATCACAATGCGTTTACGTTTGATACAACTACTGATTTATGTGCGAGTGCTGCAGCACTACATGAAATGCCTTTGCATGAAGTTGCAACAGGTTGTAGCCTATCGCATGGCGCCTAATCGTCAACTGATGGACATCAACtacgaaaagctgcaatcgctGGATTATCTCTTGGCTATTAAAGAGATTTATGCGTTGCTCTTCAAGGAATTTCAGTTGCTAAATGACTTTGCCGGTTGGTCGCTGTTCAGCATCATACTCAGTTACATGTTGGACTATGGCTGCACCCTCTATTGGGCACTACTTAGTTGGGAAGGCTATCAGGAACGTCGCAAATATTGCATTGCTTGCTTTTGGTGGTTTGTTCCTATGACGGCGATCGTCTGGCATCTTTGCCTATTGTGTGACAATTGTATGAAACTG GATCGCTTCATAGCCGAATTACTTAGTAAAATCATTATAACGCGCTCTTCAAAGTCTCTACATAGTTATCGGCTTTTAGTGCATCAATTCTCCACACAACTACAGCTGCAATATATTGAGGTGACGGGAAAAAGCTTTTTCACATTAAACTTGCGCTTGCTTATGTCG ATTGGTATAGCCATATCGACGTATATGGTGATAGTAATACAATTCTTAACCATTTGA
- the LOC128857691 gene encoding putative gustatory receptor 39b, with the protein MENQLRAWLRYCIFFGVYLNASNESANQTTPPPPSTLEAPRIQRNNQAWLENTKAYSCNFFLQRFHVCFLLSTLCGLYIHGLYWRDYIPELMLTWIAATMIFTSQVGTNFFIIMEAVCKRSQHEAFLVLLDEIEVALKLRLRQDVQPIALVKNVRTSLLYLVTLSLLALGIFIVTSMWLNYIGYFWHGLWSILTMRVRIIQLVIYVRTLRHYLECLCVKLRQIVAYRMAPEQRLLDIDYEKLESLEYLLAIKEIYALLHKAFQLLNNFAGWSLFSITVCYLFDFTCNMYWTLLSLDGYARRRYYYIAGPASMIPLIVIVGHLCYLCDNCKKLGHTVAHLLCKIMVTNSAKSLNSYRLVLYQFSSQLQLQCIEVTAQHFYALEMHLLVTMFTAVSMNLVILIQFLSS; encoded by the exons ATGGAGAATCAGCTGCGTGCATGGTTGCGTTATTGCATATTTTTCGGCGTTTACCTCAACGCGTCCAATGAAAGCGCAAATCAaacaacaccaccaccaccatccaCACTTGAAGCGCCGCGCATACAAAGGAATAACCAAGCTTGGCTTGAAAATACCAAAGCCTattcttgcaatttttttctccaACGATTTCATGTGTGCTTTTTGCTCAGCACTCTTTGTGGGCTCTACATACATGGGCTGTACTGGCGTGATTATATACCGGAACTTATGCTAACCTGGATAGCGGCCACAATGATTTTCACTTCGCAAGTGGGcacgaatttcttcattataatGGAAGCCGTGTGCAAGAGGTCCCAACATGAAGCCTTCCTCGTGCTGCTGGACGAGATTGAAGTGGCTTTGAAGTTACGCCTCCGGCAGGATGTGCAACCGATTGCGTTAGTTAAGAATGTGCGTACGTCTTTGCTATACCTCGTAACATTGTCACTCCTTGCGCTCGGTATCTTCATAGTAACTTCGATGTGGTTGAATTACATTGGTTACTTTTGGCATGGCCTCTGGTCCATATTAACAATGCGTGTGCGCATTATACAACTCGTGATTTATGTGCGTACTCTGCGCCACTATCTGGAATGCCTGTGCGTGAAATTGCGTCAGATTGTGGCCTATCGTATGGCGCCAGAGCAGCGTCTGTTGGATATCGACTATGAGAAACTGGAATCACTTGAATATCTGCTGGCCATCAAGGAGATCTATGCGCTACTTCACAAAGCATTTCaattattgaataattttgcCGGTTGGTCGCTATTTAGTATTACGGtgtgttatttatttgatttcacaTGCAATATGTATTGGACACTGTTGAGTTTGGATGGGTATGCAAGGCGGCGGTATTATTACATTGCAGGACCGGCCTCGATGATACCGCTCATCGTCATTGTGGGGCATTTGTGTTATTTGTGCGATAATTGCAAAAAGTTG GGTCACACTGTTGCGCATTTATTATGCAAAATAATGGTAACTAATTCTGCAAAGTCGCTCAATTCTTATCGTCTGGTATTATATCAGTTCTCCTCACAATTACAACTACAATGCATTGAAGTAACAGCTCAACATTTCTACGCTTTGGAAATGCATTTACTGGTGACG atGTTCACGGCGGTGTCAATGAATTTGGTGATACTCATACAGTTTCTGTCGTCTTAA
- the LOC128856721 gene encoding putative gustatory receptor 2a — protein sequence MDIVESLIALNTCMQIGALTQWLVDGKKGKIYLSRLLECYAVCTIIVALVLLLYGIFTYDDDFHKSGNDIGHTVDYIQIIGIRVAHAVTILEAFLQRHSQSLFVKQVREIDRIFECSLNVDVDNRALRTQLIRRGIIMLAIYLASELFILFAKFLVKDRHFSIYWLFYLLPFFICGLRYFQIFVAITIVRQRLDKLLLTLNELNLLNSKQKQATNSNSNTNIKFISQTLPIYETSEYLHRHYDMENPDMKRLLIIRDLYNRLWESTCTLNRDFGISILINVGNDFISITSNCYWIFLNFKGYSATFNDFLQIASSAVWSVPHVFNVLILALLCDRTAQKTTAIALGLHRIETNIWNDNHNTVIEQFSLQLLHQKLVFSAAGFFDINCTLLYAIAGATTTYLIILIQFHMSENRVTS from the exons ATGGACATCGTGGAATCGTTGATTGCTTTGAATACCTGCATGCAAATTGGTGCACTCACCCAATGGCTGGTGGATGGTAAAAAGGGCAAAATTTATCTCTCACGCCTACTCGAATGCTATGCCGTTTGCACGATAATCGTCGCGCTCGTTCTCCTACTCTATGGCATTTTTACCTACGACGACGATTTTCATAAATCTGGCAATGATATTGGTCATACTGTGGACTATATACAAATAATTGGCATACGGGTGGCTCATGCGGTTACTATTTTGGAGGCTTTCCTGCAGCGACACAGTCAAAGTCTGTTCGTCAAGCAGGTGCGAGAGATTGATCGAATATTCGAGTGTTCGCTAAATGTGGATGTGGATAATCG CGCCCTACGCACTCAGCTCATACGTCGCGGCATTATTATGCTCGCCATATACTTAGCCTCCGAGCTATTTATACTCTTTGCGAAATTTCTCGTTAAAGATCGCCACTTCTCTATATATTGGTTATTCTATCTGCTGCCGTTTTTTATTTGCGGTCTACGctactttcaaatatttgtcGCCATTACGATTGTACGCCAACGTTTGGATAAGTTGTTGTTGACCTTGAATGAACTTAATCTGTTAAACAGCAAGCAGAAGCAGGCTACAAATAGCAACTCTAATACGAATATAAAATTCATATCACAAACCTTGCCAATCTACGAAACGTCCGAGTACCTGCATCGTCACTATGATATGGAAAATCCTGATATGAAACGTTTGCTAATCATACGCGATCTCTACAATCGTTTGTGGGAGTCAACGTGTACGCTTAATAGAGACTTTGGCATTTCGATATTGATAAATGTGGGCAATGATTTCATATCCATCACTTCGAATTGTTATtggattttcttgaattttaaaGGTTACTCCGCTACCTTTAATGACTTTTTGCAAATCGCTAGTAGCGCAGTCTGGTCGGTGCCGCACGTCTTCAATGTGCTAATATTGGCATTACTCTGCGACCGAACGGCCCAGAAG ACAACTGCAATCGCACTGGGTCTTCATCGGATTGAAACAAATATATGGAACGATAATCACAATACTGTG ATCGAGCAATTCTCCTTACAGCTGCTGCATCAAAAGTTGGTCTTCTCTGCTGCCGGATTCTTCGATATCAATTGCACTCTGCTCTATGCG ATCGCTGGGGCCACCACAACTTATTTGATTATACTAATACAATTCCATATGAGTGAAAATAGGGTAAcaagttaa